In one window of Cellulophaga sp. HaHa_2_95 DNA:
- the tsaD gene encoding tRNA (adenosine(37)-N6)-threonylcarbamoyltransferase complex transferase subunit TsaD, giving the protein MENETIYILAIESSCDDTSAAVLHNNKRLSNVVATQKIHEEYGGVVPELASRAHQQNIVPVVHQALAKANIDKKQLSAIAFTRGPGLMGSLLVGTSFAKSLSLGLNIPLIEVNHMQAHILAHFIEEENSKKPAFPFLAMTISGGHTQIVLVRDYFDMEILGQTLDDAVGEAFDKSAKILGLPYPGGPLIDKYAQLGNPKAFPFPKPKVRDLDFSFSGLKTSILYFCQKKVKEDPNFLVENRDDICASIQYTIIDILMSKLKKAVKQTGVKRIAIGGGVSANSGIRKALVDAEQRYGWETFIPKFEYCTDNAAMIGIVGYLKYKESKFSNQNISAKARYVITESAN; this is encoded by the coding sequence ATGGAAAACGAAACAATTTATATACTTGCTATAGAGTCTTCTTGTGATGACACATCTGCAGCCGTTTTACACAACAACAAAAGACTCAGTAACGTCGTAGCAACCCAAAAAATTCATGAAGAATATGGCGGTGTTGTCCCTGAACTTGCGTCAAGAGCACACCAACAAAACATAGTTCCCGTAGTTCATCAAGCGTTAGCTAAGGCAAATATCGATAAAAAACAGTTATCCGCCATAGCTTTTACGCGCGGACCTGGACTTATGGGTTCATTATTAGTAGGAACCTCTTTTGCTAAGTCATTATCCTTAGGTTTAAACATCCCTCTAATAGAGGTAAATCATATGCAAGCGCATATTTTAGCTCATTTTATTGAGGAAGAAAACAGTAAAAAACCTGCGTTTCCTTTTTTAGCCATGACCATCAGTGGTGGACATACACAAATTGTACTTGTCCGCGATTATTTTGATATGGAAATACTAGGACAAACCCTTGATGATGCCGTTGGCGAAGCCTTTGATAAATCTGCCAAAATATTAGGCTTGCCCTACCCAGGGGGGCCGTTAATCGACAAATATGCGCAATTAGGAAACCCTAAAGCTTTTCCGTTTCCAAAACCGAAAGTACGTGATCTCGATTTTAGTTTTAGCGGATTAAAAACAAGCATCCTTTATTTCTGTCAAAAAAAGGTAAAAGAAGACCCTAATTTCTTAGTAGAAAATAGAGATGATATTTGCGCCTCCATTCAATACACTATTATTGACATACTAATGTCTAAGCTTAAAAAAGCGGTTAAACAAACTGGCGTAAAGAGAATAGCAATTGGCGGTGGCGTTTCTGCAAATTCAGGCATTAGAAAAGCCTTAGTTGATGCAGAGCAGCGGTATGGATGGGAAACGTTTATTCCTAAATTTGAATACTGTACCGATAATGCCGCAATGATTGGAATTGTGGGGTACCTGAAATATAAAGAAAGTAAGTTCTCTAATCAGAATATTAGCGCCAAGGCGCGCTACGTAATTACAGAGTCTGCTAATTAA
- a CDS encoding class I SAM-dependent methyltransferase yields MNKNILNTGVQDFISNNWNTDIMSVLLKKQQFTAVTQKELAEQLEAKKKCKEKLPTWFNTPEIYYPNKLNIEQTSSETTAQYKTNLVNGNSLIDLTGGFGIDSYFFSEKIAKIYHCELNENLSKIAVHNFEILGRKNITCIPENGLEYLSKTAQLFDWIFIDPSRRNDAKEKVFFLADCLPNVPENLPLLFSKSKYILVKTSPLLDFTIGIGELKFVKEIQVVALQNDVKELLWILEHNYSGAITIKTVNLSKTATEKFEFNPHTEKETISSFSQPQTYLYEPNSAILKSGAFKSVGAHFKLNKLHEHSHLYTSDCLVEFPGRIFKITAVLPYQKKELQKQKFTKANITTRNFPEPVASIRKKFKIKDGGDQYLFFTTAINDKLIVLNCTKA; encoded by the coding sequence TTGAATAAAAATATATTAAATACTGGTGTACAAGATTTTATATCTAATAATTGGAATACTGACATCATGTCAGTATTACTCAAAAAACAGCAATTTACAGCGGTAACTCAAAAAGAGCTAGCAGAACAGTTAGAAGCTAAAAAAAAATGTAAAGAAAAGCTCCCTACTTGGTTTAATACTCCTGAAATTTACTATCCTAACAAATTGAATATTGAGCAAACCTCCTCGGAAACTACTGCCCAATATAAGACAAATTTAGTCAACGGAAATTCATTGATAGACCTCACAGGAGGCTTTGGAATAGACAGCTATTTCTTTAGTGAAAAAATAGCCAAAATATACCATTGTGAACTCAACGAAAATCTATCTAAAATTGCAGTACATAATTTTGAAATTTTAGGCAGAAAAAACATTACTTGCATTCCTGAAAACGGACTTGAATACCTCTCCAAAACAGCGCAATTATTTGATTGGATTTTTATTGACCCATCACGAAGAAATGATGCTAAAGAAAAAGTGTTTTTCCTTGCTGATTGCCTACCCAATGTCCCTGAAAATTTACCATTGCTTTTTTCTAAATCTAAATATATTTTAGTCAAGACTTCTCCCCTTTTAGACTTTACTATTGGAATTGGTGAATTGAAGTTTGTAAAAGAAATTCAAGTAGTTGCACTTCAAAATGATGTAAAAGAATTACTATGGATTTTAGAGCATAATTACTCAGGTGCTATTACCATCAAAACCGTCAATCTTTCAAAGACCGCCACTGAAAAATTTGAGTTTAACCCCCATACAGAAAAAGAAACTATCTCTAGCTTCTCTCAACCACAAACCTATCTTTACGAACCCAATAGTGCTATTTTAAAATCCGGTGCTTTTAAGAGTGTAGGAGCACATTTTAAACTCAACAAATTACATGAACATAGTCACCTTTATACTTCTGATTGTTTAGTAGAGTTTCCCGGAAGAATATTTAAGATTACGGCTGTGCTTCCCTACCAAAAAAAAGAACTCCAGAAGCAAAAATTTACCAAAGCAAATATCACGACACGCAACTTCCCCGAGCCTGTGGCGTCTATTCGTAAAAAATTTAAAATTAAGGATGGTGGTGACCAGTATTTATTCTTTACCACAGCTATAAATGATAAGCTCATTGTTCTTAACTGCACTAAAGCATAG
- a CDS encoding thioredoxin family protein encodes MKNKGIFLGLLLISFAITSFKSALHTEESPVKSSLIESIVVLELYTSQGCSSCPPADVLLDKVKKAYSEEVIALSYHVDYWNYIGWKDPFSKAVFTEKQTAYNYKFRNKSNYTPQVVVNGKTHFVGSNSSEMYANINTFRKVKARNEITLSTVKADAATINFEYKITGNLSDKKLRAVLVLDQRSTEVKRGENRNRTLVNSNIVVAEKYVNLKMNDSGVIQIPDMVKANDKLSLILIAENNAFDITGATKVSI; translated from the coding sequence ATGAAGAATAAAGGGATATTTTTAGGATTACTTTTAATAAGTTTCGCGATAACTTCTTTTAAATCTGCGTTACATACTGAAGAGTCTCCTGTAAAATCATCACTAATTGAAAGTATAGTGGTGTTAGAATTGTATACTTCACAAGGGTGTTCTAGTTGTCCTCCAGCAGATGTTTTATTGGATAAAGTGAAGAAGGCGTACAGTGAAGAGGTTATAGCGTTATCTTATCATGTAGATTATTGGAATTATATAGGTTGGAAAGACCCCTTTAGTAAGGCGGTGTTTACTGAAAAACAAACCGCATATAATTATAAATTCAGAAATAAGAGCAATTATACTCCGCAAGTGGTGGTCAATGGAAAGACTCATTTTGTAGGCTCTAATTCATCAGAAATGTATGCTAATATCAATACGTTTAGAAAAGTAAAAGCCCGTAATGAGATAACTTTATCTACGGTAAAAGCAGATGCAGCTACGATAAATTTTGAGTATAAAATAACGGGTAATTTGTCTGATAAAAAATTACGGGCAGTCTTGGTACTAGATCAAAGAAGTACGGAGGTTAAACGTGGTGAAAATAGAAATAGAACGCTAGTGAATAGCAATATCGTAGTTGCTGAAAAGTATGTAAACTTAAAAATGAATGACAGTGGTGTTATTCAGATCCCGGATATGGTAAAAGCAAACGATAAACTATCACTCATACTTATTGCGGAAAACAATGCCTTTGATATAACTGGTGCTACTAAAGTTAGTATTTAG
- a CDS encoding DUF4159 domain-containing protein, whose translation MKVLTFLAVFISFLTMSAQEIAILKYNGGGDWYANPTALPNLIKFCNTHIGTALTEKPEIVTANSPEVFQYPFLHMTGHGNVFFSEEDADNLRTYLLGGGFLHIDDNYGMEPYLKKELSKVFPDKELIELSADNPIFKQTFSFPKGLPKIHEHDGKRPQAFGIFHENKLILLFTFESDLGDGWEDPQVHNDPPEVRLKALQMGANIIQYVFKN comes from the coding sequence ATGAAAGTACTTACCTTTTTAGCGGTCTTTATTAGTTTTTTAACAATGAGCGCACAAGAAATTGCCATTTTGAAATACAATGGCGGAGGTGATTGGTATGCAAACCCTACCGCATTGCCTAATCTAATCAAATTCTGTAACACCCATATAGGAACGGCATTAACAGAAAAGCCCGAAATAGTAACAGCCAATAGCCCTGAGGTATTCCAATACCCTTTTCTACATATGACAGGACATGGGAATGTATTTTTCTCAGAAGAAGATGCCGATAATTTGAGAACCTATTTATTAGGCGGAGGCTTCTTACATATTGACGACAACTATGGTATGGAACCATATTTAAAAAAAGAACTATCTAAAGTTTTTCCTGATAAAGAACTAATAGAATTAAGTGCCGATAATCCCATCTTTAAACAAACTTTTAGTTTCCCTAAAGGATTACCAAAAATTCACGAACACGACGGAAAAAGACCTCAGGCTTTTGGTATCTTTCACGAAAACAAGCTTATACTCCTATTTACATTTGAAAGTGATTTAGGTGATGGCTGGGAAGACCCACAGGTACACAACGATCCGCCAGAAGTACGCTTAAAAGCATTACAAATGGGCGCCAATATTATTCAATATGTTTTTAAAAATTAA
- a CDS encoding translocation/assembly module TamB domain-containing protein, with amino-acid sequence MTTLVFSLPIVQTSLAAKVTKSINDTYKTNISLDKLKVSFITWDTDLKGVYIKDYQKDTLFYIKKLNTSIVSIRNLINGDLEFGAITVDELNFKLKTYKGETTSNINVFIAKLDDGKPRDPGTPPFLFTATEVFIENSKFTFTDENLETYEVLKFTDLQIDAEKLQILGPEVTTNIKDLSFTSKRDLQVERMSTLFKYTKEQMTFDSLEIKSKESEIKGNLIMDYGPGDFLDFVNKVKFTADFVDSKLSFNEINHLYNEFGRNKEAYFSSHFSGVLNDLTLDDLFLTSDNTGVRGDFNFKNLFKSDNPFVMEAQIKNISSSYFQLRSLMPRLLGENIPPSFERLGEFTIRGQATVTENTINSKVNLNTAIGSSYSDLEMIGIQDIDNASYKGFFSLIDFDLGYFVGSEDLGNATFDLNVEGEGFIKETLNTEVIGDVYSINFNNYNYQNLKVSGILKEQLFDGLLVSKDENMKFTFKGLADFSDAQNNFNFIADVEYADFRKLNFIKDSVSIFKGNVNMDIVGNTLDNIVGDIKFSRTSYQNKNDTYYFDDFKVSSRFEENQVRYIDINSPDIITGYMKGKFKVAELGKLAANSVGSIYTNYKPFKISEGQELAFNFKIYNKIVEVFLPDVAFGTNTFIKGDIIADKGDFKLNFKSPSIKAFGNTLDSLDIKIDNKNPLFNTFVSVADLSTGYYDVKDFNLINTTLKDTLFFRTEFKGGKDFSDKFNLNFYHTFNDQRKSVIGLKTSDVSFKGNKWMLNKEGDSHNKVILNSTLDSITIEEIVMNNENDEQIRLRGQIADSTYKDLQLEFKIVSLDKITPRIDSLRLDGKVDGTLHIRQKNNVYRPTSSLDITDFSVNDIHLGNLMIDAIGNKNLTKITLNTRLTDKGVDRLDVNGSLDISGKNTVADLMATFNDFNLEPFAPLGEPILSNIRGYVSGNARIEGRVDNPDISGVLNLSNAGLGIPYLNVDYDFGFNSQVVLSDQTFDFQNIQLTDVLHKTKASLNGVINHNFFRDWDLDLNVDTNNKRFLILNTSFDEEQLYYGTGYLNGKGRIYGPTTALTINVEGETAKGTSLKIPISDVASVGDYSFINFISKNKVEEKETGRNEKKYEGLELTFDLDITPDAEVEIIVDQKTGSSLKGTGAGLVQIELNTRDKFIMNGDFVVVTGEYRFKLGGVIDKTFKVVPGGTINWEGDPLDAQLKMQAVYSLNANPAPLLDNSDYTKRIATNVIISLSESLEHPTIDYEIDFPSASSVIKSELAYKLQDPTVTANNAFFLLAQGTFVNEANGSFNQQALTGNLLQSASGILNSVIDNNDDNLDIGFSYEQGSSGSSSYQTENKAIFNFATTLSEKWLLSGSVGIPVGGGDGLTNSNVGGDFELQYLFNEDGSLKGKVFNRETADEQLIGDTQGYTQGVGLSYQVDFNSFKELKSKLFVRKPKKQKTIASDSIRTEMAKDSLMRFKPKAKS; translated from the coding sequence TTGACGACGCTTGTTTTTTCGCTCCCCATAGTGCAGACTTCTTTAGCAGCAAAGGTTACGAAGTCTATTAATGATACCTATAAGACTAATATTTCTTTAGATAAACTCAAAGTTTCTTTTATTACTTGGGATACCGATTTGAAAGGTGTGTATATCAAAGATTATCAGAAAGACACACTTTTTTACATCAAGAAATTAAACACATCAATAGTAAGTATTAGAAATCTTATTAATGGCGATTTAGAATTTGGAGCCATTACTGTTGATGAGCTTAATTTCAAATTAAAAACATATAAGGGCGAAACCACCTCTAACATAAATGTTTTTATAGCAAAGCTAGATGATGGTAAGCCTAGAGATCCTGGAACACCTCCGTTTTTATTTACGGCAACAGAGGTGTTTATAGAGAATAGCAAGTTTACCTTTACCGATGAAAATCTAGAAACTTACGAAGTATTGAAGTTTACGGATTTACAAATTGATGCCGAAAAGTTGCAAATACTGGGGCCAGAGGTTACTACGAATATTAAAGATTTATCCTTTACAAGTAAACGAGATTTGCAAGTAGAACGCATGTCTACTCTATTTAAGTATACCAAAGAGCAAATGACGTTTGATTCGCTCGAGATAAAATCTAAAGAATCTGAGATAAAAGGAAACTTGATAATGGACTATGGTCCAGGAGATTTCTTGGACTTCGTTAATAAAGTGAAATTTACGGCAGACTTTGTAGACTCAAAACTCTCGTTTAATGAAATAAACCATTTGTATAATGAGTTTGGAAGAAATAAAGAAGCCTATTTCTCTTCACATTTTAGTGGCGTATTAAATGATCTGACCTTAGATGATTTATTCCTTACTTCAGATAACACGGGGGTGCGTGGCGATTTTAATTTCAAAAATTTATTTAAGAGTGATAATCCATTTGTTATGGAAGCTCAAATCAAAAATATATCTAGTAGCTATTTTCAGCTAAGAAGCTTGATGCCTAGACTTTTAGGGGAGAATATACCTCCGTCTTTTGAACGTCTAGGAGAATTTACCATTCGTGGGCAGGCAACAGTAACAGAGAATACTATAAATTCAAAAGTTAACTTAAATACAGCTATTGGAAGTAGTTATTCTGATTTAGAAATGATCGGTATTCAGGACATAGACAATGCTTCTTATAAAGGTTTCTTCTCATTGATAGATTTTGATTTGGGGTACTTTGTGGGTAGTGAAGATTTGGGGAATGCCACCTTTGATTTAAATGTAGAAGGGGAAGGGTTTATCAAAGAAACCTTGAATACAGAAGTTATTGGAGATGTGTATTCCATCAATTTTAATAATTACAATTATCAAAATTTAAAAGTATCCGGAATTTTAAAGGAACAGCTTTTTGATGGTCTATTGGTTTCTAAGGATGAAAATATGAAGTTTACCTTTAAAGGGTTGGCAGATTTTTCTGATGCGCAAAATAACTTCAACTTTATAGCGGATGTGGAATATGCCGATTTCCGAAAGCTAAACTTTATAAAAGATAGTGTTTCTATATTTAAGGGTAATGTAAATATGGATATCGTGGGTAATACCCTAGATAACATCGTTGGAGATATAAAATTCTCTAGAACTAGTTATCAAAATAAAAATGACACCTATTATTTTGATGATTTTAAAGTGTCTTCTCGTTTTGAAGAAAATCAGGTGCGGTATATTGATATAAACTCTCCAGATATTATCACAGGATATATGAAGGGTAAGTTTAAGGTGGCAGAGTTGGGTAAATTGGCAGCTAATTCTGTCGGGAGTATTTATACCAACTATAAACCATTTAAAATTTCAGAAGGTCAAGAGCTAGCCTTTAATTTTAAAATTTATAATAAGATTGTAGAAGTATTTCTCCCAGATGTGGCCTTTGGTACCAATACATTTATAAAAGGGGATATTATTGCGGATAAGGGTGACTTTAAATTGAATTTTAAATCGCCTAGTATCAAAGCATTTGGGAATACCTTAGATAGCTTAGATATAAAGATTGATAATAAAAATCCGCTTTTTAATACCTTCGTTTCTGTAGCAGATTTGTCTACTGGTTATTATGATGTTAAAGATTTTAACCTGATTAATACCACCTTAAAAGATACATTATTCTTTAGGACCGAATTTAAGGGGGGCAAAGATTTCAGCGATAAATTTAATTTAAACTTCTACCATACCTTTAATGATCAACGTAAATCTGTCATCGGTTTAAAAACATCTGATGTAAGTTTTAAAGGGAATAAGTGGATGCTGAATAAGGAGGGCGATTCTCATAATAAGGTTATTTTAAACAGTACATTGGATAGCATTACAATTGAAGAAATTGTGATGAATAATGAAAATGATGAGCAAATTCGTTTAAGAGGTCAGATTGCGGATTCTACATATAAGGATTTACAGTTAGAGTTTAAGATAGTGTCCCTAGATAAGATTACACCTAGAATAGATAGCTTGCGATTAGATGGTAAGGTAGATGGAACTTTGCATATACGTCAAAAAAATAATGTCTACAGACCAACTTCTAGTTTAGATATTACAGATTTTTCTGTGAATGATATTCACCTAGGAAATCTTATGATAGATGCTATTGGAAATAAAAACTTAACCAAGATAACACTAAACACGCGTCTTACAGATAAGGGAGTAGATCGTTTAGATGTAAATGGAAGTTTAGATATTAGTGGTAAAAATACGGTCGCAGATTTAATGGCTACGTTTAATGATTTTAACTTAGAACCGTTCGCTCCTTTAGGGGAACCTATACTTTCTAATATCCGTGGGTATGTTTCTGGTAATGCCAGAATAGAGGGTAGGGTAGATAATCCTGATATTTCAGGAGTATTAAACCTTTCAAACGCCGGATTAGGAATTCCGTATTTGAATGTAGATTATGATTTTGGCTTTAATTCGCAAGTGGTATTATCAGACCAAACCTTTGATTTTCAAAATATTCAACTTACCGATGTATTGCATAAAACAAAGGCTTCTTTAAACGGAGTTATTAATCATAACTTTTTTAGAGATTGGGATTTAGATCTTAATGTAGATACGAATAACAAAAGGTTCTTAATCTTAAATACTAGTTTTGATGAAGAGCAATTGTATTACGGTACAGGATATTTAAATGGGAAAGGGCGTATCTACGGGCCAACCACTGCATTGACTATAAATGTAGAAGGAGAAACGGCAAAAGGCACATCTTTGAAAATTCCAATTAGTGATGTAGCTAGTGTCGGAGATTATTCCTTTATCAATTTTATTAGCAAAAATAAAGTAGAAGAAAAAGAAACGGGGCGTAATGAAAAGAAATATGAAGGATTAGAGCTGACCTTTGATTTAGATATTACACCAGATGCAGAAGTAGAAATTATTGTTGATCAGAAAACAGGAAGTAGTTTAAAAGGTACTGGGGCAGGTTTAGTTCAAATAGAATTGAATACTAGAGATAAGTTTATCATGAACGGAGACTTCGTTGTGGTTACAGGAGAATATAGGTTTAAACTAGGTGGGGTTATAGATAAAACATTTAAAGTAGTGCCTGGGGGTACTATAAATTGGGAAGGAGACCCTTTGGATGCGCAATTGAAAATGCAGGCGGTTTATTCTTTAAACGCAAATCCTGCGCCGCTATTGGATAATTCTGATTACACCAAAAGAATAGCCACCAACGTAATTATTAGCTTGTCAGAGTCTTTAGAGCACCCAACTATTGATTATGAAATAGATTTTCCATCAGCCAGTTCTGTGATAAAATCAGAGTTAGCTTATAAATTGCAAGATCCAACGGTAACGGCTAATAATGCCTTCTTCCTATTGGCACAAGGTACATTTGTTAATGAGGCTAATGGTAGTTTTAATCAACAAGCATTGACGGGGAATTTATTGCAATCTGCTTCTGGGATTTTAAATTCTGTGATTGATAATAATGATGACAATCTAGATATCGGGTTTTCTTATGAACAGGGGAGTAGTGGTAGTTCTAGTTATCAAACCGAAAATAAAGCGATTTTTAATTTTGCGACTACCTTAAGTGAAAAGTGGTTGTTAAGTGGTAGTGTGGGGATTCCTGTAGGTGGTGGTGATGGACTAACGAACTCTAATGTCGGGGGCGATTTTGAGTTGCAGTATTTATTTAATGAAGATGGTTCTTTAAAAGGTAAAGTCTTTAATAGAGAAACCGCCGATGAGCAATTGATAGGAGACACGCAAGGATATACTCAAGGGGTGGGATTATCTTATCAAGTAGACTTTAATTCTTTCAAGGAGCTAAAAAGTAAACTATTTGTTCGAAAACCTAAAAAGCAAAAGACGATAGCTTCAGATTCTATCCGTACAGAAATGGCTAAGGATAGTCTCATGCGCTTTAAGCCTAAGGCAAAATCGTAA
- a CDS encoding AI-2E family transporter, whose product MTSKIISKGILRAIGIITAILLTLYFIYQIQSVIAYLCIAAVIALIGRPVVIFLRDKLKTPNTLAVIITMLLMVGLLSGIIALFIPLLTEQGKNLSLLDIDQLQENINDLYNQVTQYFSASPEKVTKILEESHLEKNILEGLDVGFIPNFLNTFLDVLSTTSIGLFSVLFISFFFLKDSNLLQNGLLMFMPKGKEGKMKNSILKINDLLSRYFVGLLLQLFILFVIYTITLLLVGIENAIVIAFLCALFNIIPYIGPIIGGVLMIILTMTTNLGADFSAIILPKTGYVIIGLAVGQLIDNFFSQPFIFSNSVKSHPLEIFLIIIIAGLLFGIVGMIVAVPGYTVIKVILKEFLSENKFVKSLTNNL is encoded by the coding sequence ATGACGTCAAAAATTATATCTAAGGGCATTTTAAGAGCCATCGGTATCATAACCGCTATCTTACTTACCCTATACTTTATTTACCAAATACAGTCTGTCATTGCCTATTTGTGTATTGCGGCAGTCATAGCGTTAATAGGCAGACCTGTTGTAATTTTTTTACGTGATAAATTAAAAACACCCAACACCTTAGCCGTTATAATTACCATGCTATTAATGGTGGGGTTACTATCGGGAATCATTGCCTTATTTATCCCCTTATTAACAGAACAAGGAAAAAACTTATCCCTTTTAGATATTGATCAATTACAGGAGAATATTAATGACTTATACAATCAAGTTACGCAATACTTTAGCGCTTCTCCTGAAAAGGTCACAAAGATATTGGAAGAATCTCACCTAGAAAAAAACATCTTGGAAGGCTTGGATGTAGGATTTATTCCGAATTTCTTAAACACCTTTTTAGATGTTCTAAGCACCACTAGTATTGGTTTATTTTCTGTTTTATTTATATCTTTCTTCTTCCTCAAAGACAGTAATCTTTTGCAAAATGGCCTTTTAATGTTTATGCCAAAAGGCAAGGAAGGTAAGATGAAAAACTCTATTCTTAAGATTAATGATTTACTTTCCAGATACTTTGTCGGACTTCTTTTACAGTTGTTTATTCTCTTTGTAATTTACACCATAACACTACTATTAGTAGGTATAGAAAATGCTATTGTCATTGCATTTTTATGTGCCCTATTTAACATCATCCCATACATTGGTCCCATCATCGGAGGAGTACTCATGATTATACTCACCATGACCACCAATCTAGGAGCAGATTTCAGCGCCATAATACTTCCAAAAACAGGGTATGTTATTATTGGTTTAGCCGTAGGGCAGCTCATCGACAATTTCTTTTCTCAGCCTTTTATTTTCTCTAATAGCGTAAAATCTCACCCCTTAGAAATTTTCTTAATTATCATTATCGCCGGATTATTATTCGGTATCGTAGGAATGATTGTAGCCGTACCGGGATACACGGTAATTAAGGTGATTCTTAAAGAGTTTTTATCAGAAAATAAGTTTGTAAAATCATTGACCAATAATTTATAG
- a CDS encoding TfoX/Sxy family protein: MAYNEQLSERIEASLRYFPKDISEAMTQKKMFGGIVFLYKGKMAIGVIKQDLMVRVISAKMDETMKKEAVRPMDFTKKPIKEYIYVGAKGIKTEEELQFYIELGLEHALTKV; encoded by the coding sequence ATGGCTTACAATGAGCAACTTTCCGAGCGTATTGAAGCATCTTTGCGTTATTTTCCCAAAGATATTTCTGAAGCCATGACTCAAAAAAAAATGTTTGGCGGAATAGTTTTCTTATACAAAGGAAAAATGGCGATTGGCGTAATTAAACAAGACCTCATGGTACGTGTTATTTCAGCAAAAATGGATGAGACCATGAAAAAAGAAGCAGTACGCCCCATGGACTTTACAAAAAAGCCTATCAAAGAATATATCTATGTAGGCGCAAAAGGCATAAAAACTGAAGAAGAATTACAATTTTACATCGAACTTGGGTTAGAGCACGCGCTAACCAAAGTATAA
- a CDS encoding 16S rRNA (uracil(1498)-N(3))-methyltransferase: MQLFYNPDIDQNSPEFIFPTEESKHIVKVLRKSEGDILHITNGKGFLFEAQILRADMRKCAASITKATFHEKTTPALHLAVAPTKMNDRYEWFLEKATEIGIAEITPIICDNSERKVLKLERMEKVLQSAMKQSLQYHLPKLNEPISAKTLIAQNNPDNYKEQQFFIAHCEETEKTDLKERLTPGNNALMLIGPEGDFSPSEIALALELGYKPVSLGENRLRTETAAIFACATMKLVN; the protein is encoded by the coding sequence ATGCAACTTTTTTACAACCCTGACATTGATCAAAATTCTCCTGAGTTTATCTTCCCTACCGAAGAAAGCAAGCACATTGTAAAAGTCCTACGAAAATCAGAAGGCGACATCCTCCACATTACTAACGGAAAAGGGTTTCTATTCGAAGCTCAAATCTTACGTGCAGATATGCGAAAATGTGCTGCTAGCATCACTAAAGCAACTTTTCATGAAAAGACAACACCAGCATTACATCTTGCGGTTGCACCTACAAAAATGAATGATCGATATGAGTGGTTTTTAGAAAAAGCTACAGAAATAGGTATTGCAGAGATCACTCCCATTATATGCGATAATTCTGAACGAAAAGTTCTGAAATTAGAACGCATGGAAAAAGTACTACAATCTGCCATGAAACAATCGTTGCAATATCACCTACCAAAATTAAACGAACCCATTAGCGCAAAAACACTTATAGCACAAAACAACCCCGACAACTACAAAGAGCAGCAATTCTTTATAGCTCATTGTGAAGAAACTGAGAAAACGGATTTAAAAGAGCGCTTAACTCCAGGTAATAATGCATTGATGCTTATTGGCCCTGAAGGAGATTTCAGCCCCTCTGAAATAGCATTAGCGCTAGAATTAGGCTACAAACCTGTTTCTTTAGGGGAAAACCGACTTAGGACAGAAACAGCCGCGATATTTGCCTGCGCTACCATGAAATTAGTCAATTAA